GTTTTTTACATTACTATAGCAAGAAATTTAGCTGTTTTATTGTTCAACGCTTCCATAGCATGTTCATATGATGAATCAAAGAATATTGAATCTCCTTCCTCAAGAATGAGCTCATTATTGTGAATGTAGATCTTAAGAGTCCCTTCAAGAACATAATCAAATTCATGTCCTGGATGTGAATTTTTGGAAGGTTCTTTATCCATATCCTTTGGATCGACAGTAACAATAAATGGCTCTGCTTTTTTATGGATAAATTTTTCAGCAAGGTTCTCATATTTGTACTGTTTACGCCTCTCTACTGCTGCTCCTTTACCTTTCCTTGTAACAGTGAAAATGTGCATTCTGGTTTCTTCACCAGTAAGCAGCAGACCCATATCAACACCTAGTTTATGTGCTATTTCATACAGAATACTTGCAGGAATATCTAAAGCCCCACTTTCGTATTCCCTGTATTTTTCAACATCAATTTTCAGGTATTCCGCCATTTCTTCGGCACTTATTTCTGATAAATCCCTAAGTTCAAATATGCGTGATCCTATTTCTTTTGTTTTTTCGTTCATGCTGACACCATCTCTTCGAAATCTGAATATTTTAAGTGTGTAATATTTTCAAAGTAACTTAAAATTGAGAATGATAAAAATTTAAGTGTAACTATTATATTATATAATGATTATTAATGACAATTTATGTTTACTGATATTTATAAATGATCGTCTCACAGATGATTTACTTTTTTATTTAACTTGTAAATTATGCTAAGTCCAAAGTTCAACAAGCTAAATCATTTGTTAAAAATACGTTCCAAAAGCAGTGAATTATTCAAAAATAAATCAAAAAGAAAAAAATGCATATGCTTTGCCTAGAAAGGCAGTGTAGCATATGTGCCGTATACTGTAGCTGTTGCAGTGTTCCAACTATTTATAACACCAAAAGTGTTGCTTGAACTGGTTGCATCTGCATTATACCATTTACCGTTAATCCAAACCTGTGCAATAACGTGCCCGTACCAGTTACCGCTTGAGAATTTAGCATAAACATGTTCGTATCGCGCTGGTATTCCTGCAGCCCTTTCAAGAGCGATTAACAGGTGAGCTGTATCAACACAGTTCGCTGTTTTTGAAGATAATACTCCAATTGCACCATATTTGGTGTTGTAA
This window of the Methanobacterium veterum genome carries:
- a CDS encoding helix-turn-helix domain-containing protein; translation: MNEKTKEIGSRIFELRDLSEISAEEMAEYLKIDVEKYREYESGALDIPASILYEIAHKLGVDMGLLLTGEETRMHIFTVTRKGKGAAVERRKQYKYENLAEKFIHKKAEPFIVTVDPKDMDKEPSKNSHPGHEFDYVLEGTLKIYIHNNELILEEGDSIFFDSSYEHAMEALNNKTAKFLAIVM